One genomic region from Rosa rugosa chromosome 1, drRosRugo1.1, whole genome shotgun sequence encodes:
- the LOC133720883 gene encoding filament-like plant protein 7, with amino-acid sequence MDKAWLWRKKSTEKLPIVADKVNGSSKGNEEEMEAILNEKAELEKDLKALSDELASALSDCKNKDELVKKHANMAQEAVQGWEKVEAEAGFLKQELDKSLQLRDAGEERISQLDGALKECMQQLRYVRDEQEQRVHDAVMKTTREFEKSQMVLEEKLAETSKRLSKIGAENTHLSKALSVKEKLTEDLRKQLSQMEADLNALMARLESTEKDNASLTYEVRVLEKELEIRNEEREFNRRTADASHKQHLEGAKKIAKLESECQRLRLLVRKRLPGPAALVKMKNEVEMLGRDSVDMRRRSLSPNGLRYDSTADKFPEAPTKRINFLTEQLCAMEEENAILKEALNKKMNELQFSKNMYNRAASKLSQVETAVGESPRGTLMPHEPSVASMSDIGSDDKVSCAESWASALITELEHFRNEKQKGSPTCKTVGASDINLMDDFVEMEKLAVVSADKVSVGSYASSPANTFAGHLENQYSSELGGSDIVPVSDSESGFSLSNRETSRIVDVKAPHWLQDIVKLVLEHSRVAGRSPEQIQEDIRIALATTTNPSSAKSCISWKSSNQCPVTDSPNGVSDKQLQPDIKKSICKIIELIEGISLPSPDYNTDARYKNSETQAGYMVRVFQWKISELGTLLQQFVHACYNLLNGKAGLDKFAEELTTALDWILNHCFSLQDVSSMKDAIKKQFDWDDTRSESEAEVGMVGHYSDTDKFRVLREHTSFRPMAASSNGHSSQIEELQSNLVQENRKLKDELENTESGKKELEGRLQSASDKSEFLINQLKESEKIIASLQEELQSLRDSKSLIEDQLKTQKTMNEDLDTQLTVARVELSETHQKFSSLEDELENKYNCCEELEASCVDLQLQLESMKTKSPDSNLNQEERQDQTEWEITAASEKLAECQETILNLGKQLKAMAAPREAALFDKVIADPADVNTTTTIATGATSNKTMSRRSSLLDQMLAEDGTTTKDFISPKTKEVENNFTSTFGPKRVVEPLENILNLNVKHQNENAATGSFALVPSKKRSGSLWRKLLWRRTKSSSKKAPLPIAS; translated from the exons ATGGATAAGGCGTGGCTATGGAGGAAGAAATCTACAGAGAAGCTGCCCATTGTTGCTGACAAAGTCAACGGTTCGTCAAAAGGAAATGAAGAAGAG ATGGAGGCAATTCTTAATGAGAAGGCAGAGCTAGAGAAAGATTTGAAAGCTTTAAGTGATGAGCTGGCTTCAGCTCTCTCTGATTGTAAGAATAAAGATGAACTTGTGAAGAAACATGCCAACATGGCACAGGAagctgttcaag GCTGGGAGAAGGTAGAAGCAGAAGCAGGGTTTCTGAAGCAAGAATTAGATAAATCTTTGCAACTCAGAGACGCTGGTGAAGAAAGAATATCTCAATTGGATGGAGCTCTCAAGGAGTGCATGCAGCAGCTACGATATGTTCGAGATGAACAAGAGCAAAGGGTTCATGATGCTGTGATGAAGACAACAAGGGAATTTGAGAAATCCCAGATGGTATTGGAAGAGAAGCTAGCAGAGACCAGTAAAAGGCTTTCTAAAATAGGTGCTGAAAACACCCATCTTAGCAAGGCTCTTTCAGTGAAGGAAAAGTTGACTGAAGATTTAAGAAAACAATTGAGTCAGATGGAAGCTGATTTGAATGCACTTATGGCTAGATTAGAGTCCACTGAGAAAGACAATGCTTCTTTGACATATGAGGTTCGAGTGCTTGAGAAAGAACTTGAGATCAGGAATGAGGAGAGAGAATTTAATCGTCGGACTGCTGATGCATCACACAAGCAACACCTTGAGGGTGCAAAAAAAATTGCAAAGTTAGAATCAGAATGTCAGAGGTTGCGTCTCCTGGTCAGGAAGCGGTTGCCAGGTCCTGCTGCCTTggttaaaatgaaaaatgaagttGAAATGCTTGGAAGAGATTCTGTTGACATGAGGAGGAGAAGTTTGAGCCCAAATGGTTTAAGGTATGACTCTACTGCTGATAAATTTCCTGAGGCTCCCACCAAAAGGATCAATTTTCTAACTGAGCAGTTATGTGCTATGGAAGAAGAAAATGCAATTCTCAAGGAAGCACTCAATAAGAAGATGAATGAGTTACAGTTTTCCAAAAACATGTATAACCGTGCAGCCTCCAAATTATCACAAGTTGAAACAGCGGTTGGAGAATCCCCAAGAGGCACTCTTATGCCACATGAACCCTCTGTAGCATCTATGTCTGATATTGGTAGCGATGATAAGGTTAGTTGTGCAGAATCATGGGCTTCTGCTTTGATTACAGAACTGGAGCATTTTAGAAATGAAAAGCAAAAAGGCTCGCCGACGTGCAAAACTGTTGGAGCTTCAGACATAAATCTGATGGATGACTTCGTTGAAATGGAAAAACTAGCAGTGGTCTCTGCTGATAAAGTAAGTGTTGGTTCTTATGCTTCCTCACCAGCTAATACATTTGCTGGCCATTTGGAAAATCAGTATTCCTCAGAACTAGGGGGTAGCGATATAGTTCCTGTATCTGACAGTGAGTCAGGCTTCAGTTTGTCAAACCGGGAGACCAGCCGTATTGTTGACGTCAAAGCTCCTCATTGGCTCCAGGATATAGTGAAATTGGTGTTAGAGCACAGCCGTGTTGCAGGAAGAAGCCCTGAACAAATACAAGAGGATATAAGAATAGCTTTGGCAACTACAACCAATCCTTCTTCTGCTAAAAGCTGCATCTCATGGAAAAGCTCAAATCAGTGTCCAGTAACTGATTCACCCAATGGAGTAAGTGATAAGCAGTTACAACCAGATATTAAGAAATCAATATGCAAAATAATTGAGCTTATTGAAGGAATCAGTTTGCCATCTCCAGATTATAACACAGACGCCAGATACAAGAATTCAGAAACACAGGCAGGCTACATGGTTCGTGTTTTCCAGTGGAAAATTTCTGAACTTGGCACTCTTCTACAACAATTTGTTCATGCTTGTTATAATCTGTTAAATGGAAAGGCTGGTCTTGATAAATTTGCCGAAGAACTAACTACGGCTTTGGACTGGATTTTGAACCACTGCTTTTCACTTCAAGATGTTTCAAGCATGAAGGATGCAATTAAGAAGCAATTTGATTGGGATGATACACGAAGTGAAAGCGAGGCAGAAGTTGGAATGGTTGGTCACTATTCAGATACAGACAAATTTCGAGTTCTCAGAGAACACACATCATTTAGGCCTATGGCTGCTTCTTCAAATGGCCATAGCAGTCAAATAGAAGAGTTGCAGTCCAATTTGGTCCAAGAAAACCGAAAGTTAAAGGATGAACTTGAGAATACAGAATCTGGCAAAAAAGAGTTGGAAGGCAGACTTCAGTCAGCCAGTGATAAGAGTGAATTCCTGATCAATCAGCTTAAGGAATCAGAGAAAATTATTGCCAGCTTGCAAGAAGAGTTACAAAGTTTAAGAGACTCGAAGAGTTTGATTGAGGATcaactcaaaactcaaaagacAATGAATGAAGATCTTGACACGCAGCTCACAGTGGCCAGAGTTGAATTGAGTGAAACTCATCAGAAGTTTTCATCTCTAGAAGATGAGCTCGAGAACAAATACAACTGCtgcgaagaattggaagcttcATGCGTTGACCTGCAGCTTCAGCTCGAAAG TATGAAGACGAAAAGCCCTGACTCCAATCTTAACCAGGAGGAAAGGCAAGACCAAACT GAATGGGAGATAACAGCTGCTTCAGAAAAGTTGGCAGAATGCCAAGAGACTATACTTAACCTTGGGAAGCAGTTGAAGGCGATGGCTGCACCAAGAGAAGCAGCCCTTTTTGACAAGGTCATTGCTGATCCCGCTGATGTAAATACCACAACAACCATAGCCACTGGCGCTACCTCAAACAAGACCATGAGCCGCCGGTCCTCTCTACTTGATCAAATGCTAGCAGAAGATGGCACTACGACCAAAGATTTTATATCTCCCAAGACAAAAGAAGTTGAAAATAATTTCACCTCCACATTTGGTCCCAAGAGGGTAGTAGAGCCCCTCGAGAATATCCTCAATTTAAATGTGAAGCACCAGAATGAGAATGCTGCTACTGGTTCATTTGCTCTGGTGCCTAGCAAGAAACGAAGTGGGAGTTTATGGAGGAAGCTACTCTGGAGACGCACAAAAAGTAGCAGCAAGAAAGCACCCCTTCCGATCGCCTCATGA